The uncultured Fusobacterium sp. DNA segment ATGAAAACAATTATTTTGATAGCGATAGTAGCAGTTATAGCATTTTTCGCTTTAAGAAGTGTTTACAGAATGTTGACAGCTAAAGAGGGTGGATGTAGTT contains these protein-coding regions:
- a CDS encoding FeoB-associated Cys-rich membrane protein, with amino-acid sequence MKTIILIAIVAVIAFFALRSVYRMLTAKEGGCSCSCGSCKASGKCPTHKS